In one Magallana gigas chromosome 9, xbMagGiga1.1, whole genome shotgun sequence genomic region, the following are encoded:
- the LOC105327936 gene encoding uncharacterized protein, translating to MAAKQIPKEDSSSLESTCSSEYEFPVAPRRQIRKLPRRALDWKIDHLSTLGVYYDANATDLSNFVSVLKDRRDIQFHGLDRLPEIRQKLLRCTEDCWKFSFDFDKEHGQGIPGEIQQTQNAMKEFEENKDNLETRLQTEESEESKSRRRTNILLQSGEDFKSIFYRWRTNLIDFWTYFSMILVRWWKPRQKEGRFTHLFMAFSKICLLYPEPGKMYPESICIRGVDVRGTPAVRFVTLPTTTPPTVGSFLQLIVVTEVKQCNAFKGSYYAETFTYKNVSEEALGQHGVQLLMERDSSFFRPNVVGILCIGTKIIFTYLDINQEHYEELLEKSKEINGTNKARISYTRPFDYMDIRDRHEILELFFWFGFVQSKVNRN from the exons ATGGCGGCAAAACAAATACCAAAGGAGGATTCTTCATCATTGGAAAGTACATGTAGCTCTGAATATGAGTTCCCTGTAGCACCTCGCAGACAAATTCGGAAACTTCCAAGGAGAGCATTAGACTGGAAAATAGATCACCTGTCAACTCTCGGTGTATACTATGACGCGAATGCCACAGATCTTTCAAATTTCGTGTCTGTACTGAAAGATCGTAGAGACATCCAGTTTCACGGGTTAGACAGATTGCCCGAGATAAGACAGAAATTACTGCGATGTACAGAAGACTGttggaaattttcatttgacTTTGACAAGGAACATGGCCAAGGAATTCCTGGTGAAATACAACAGACTCAGAATGCAATGAAAGAATTCGaagaaaataaagataatttggAGACACGCCTCCAAACAGAAGAATCAGAGGAGAGCAAGAGCAGGAGACGTACAAACATATTATTACAATCTGGGGAAGATTTCAAAAG CATATTCTATAGGTGGAGGACAAACCTGATCGATTTTTGGACCTATTTCTCCATGATTCTTGTTAGATGGTGGAAACCCAGACAGAAAGAGGGAAGATTCACACATCTGTTCATGGCTTTCTCCAAAATTTGTCTCCTTTATCCCGA GCCTGGTAAGATGTACCCGGAGAGCATTTGTATCCGAGGCGTTGATGTTCGAGGCACACCGGCCGTCCGTTTTGTGACTCTCCCGACGACTACACCACCAACAGTGGGGTCATTTCTACAGCTGATTGTTGTAACAGAG GTAAAACAGTGCAATGCTTTTAAAGGAAGTTATTATGCAGAAACTTTCACGTACAAAAATGTGTCAGAGGAAGCTCTTGGTCAGCATGGAGTTCAACTCCTCATGGAAAGAGACAGTTCATTTTTTAGACCAAATGTAGTGGGAATTTTGTGTATTGGAACCAAA ATCATTTTCACATACCTGGATATTAATCAAGAACATTATGAAGAGCTGCTGGAGAAGAGTAAAGAGATTAACGGTACAAATAAGGCAAGGATTTCCTACACCCGACCGTTTGATTATATGGACATCCGTGACCGACACGAAATTTTAGAATTGTTCTTCTGGTTCGGATTTGTGCAATCAAAGGTGAATCGTAACTGA